The segment CCTCGAAGGCGGGCGGGCGCACCACCGTCCAGGCCAGGCCGCTCTCGCGCACCAGCCGCTCCGCCTCCGCCTTGGCCTTCAGGTACGCGCCCATCGGCCGGCCCGCACCCACGGAGCTGAGCAGCACCACGTGGTCCACGCCGGCCCGCTTCGCTGCCTCCACCAGCTGCCGCGTGGTGCCGATGTCACTCGTCTCGTACGTGTCGCCCGAGGCGAAGCGCTTGCGCATGGTGCCGATGAGCTGCAGCACCGTGGTGCTCCCGCGCATCGCCTCCACCAGCGCCTCGCTGTCCCCCAGCTCCAGCACCGCCTTGCGAGGCCAGCTCCGGGCCGGCTCCTCTTGCGCGCTCTTCGGGCGCACGTGCGCAATCACAGACACCCCGCGCGCCAGCCCCTGACGCATCAGCGTGCGCCCGGTGGCGCCCGTGGCTCCTGCAACGAACAGCTGACGCGGCGGCGTGCTCATGGTCGGACTCCGGAGAGAGAAGAGGCGCGGCCTTTCGAAGCAAGCACACCCGCGCCCCGGGGAACAGGCCGTTCAGCGCACGGCCTGTTCGGCACGCACTTCCTTCGCGTGCTTCAGGTCCTCCAGGAAGAACGCCTCCATGCTCTTCGCGGCCTCGTCGTCCTCCAGCACCAGCGAGCCCTCCTCCAGCAGGTTGAAGGACAGCGGGTCGTAGTTGATGGAGCCCACCAGGACGAGCCGGTCATCCACGAGCATCGTCTTGGCGTGCATCATCGCCGGCTGGTACTCCCAGATGCGCACGCCCGCCGCCAGCAGCTCGTCGTACTCCGCGCGCTGGGCCACGGTGATGAACTTCTGGTCGTTCAAGTCCCCCGGCGCCAGCACGCGCACGTCCACCCCGGCGCGGGCCCGCTCCGCGAGCTGCTTCGCCAGCGCGTCATTGGGCGTGAAGTACGACTGGGCAATCCACAGCCGCTTCTGCGCCGCGCGCACCATGAGCTGCGTGAGCCGCTCGGCTCGAGTCACCTCCGGGTTGGCGGTGCTGCCCACGAAGGCCGCCCAGCCCTCGCCCGCGCCGTCCAGGCCGGGGATGGGCGCCGTCAGCGTGGGGAAGTCGCTCGCGGGCAGCATCTCCCCGCTGGCCTCCTGCCAGTTCTCCGCGAAGGCCTGCTGCATCTGCTCCACCACCGGGCCCTCCACCCGCGCGTTGGTGTCGCGGTACTCCTTCTCCGCCAGGCCGTTGCCCAGCCACTCGTCCTGGATGGCCAGGCCGCCCGTGACGGCGAAGCGCCCGTCCACGATGAGCAGCTTGCGGTGGTTGCGCGCCAGGTTCTCGTCGGCGGGCAGCGGGCGGAACAGGTGCGCGCGGCAGCCGGCCGCCTCCAGCTTCGGCTTCACCGTCTCCTCGAAGTTGGGGCTGCCCAGCGGGTCCACCAGCACGCGGCACGCCACGCCAGCCCGGGCACGCTCGGACAGCACCGCGAGCAGCTTGTCCGACGCGCGCCCCGGCCTCCAGATGAACATCACGACGTGGATGGAGGAGCGCGCCCGCTTCATCTCCGCGGCCATGACATCGAAGACGGCGCCGTTGTTGGCCCAGCGGATGCGGTTGCCCGGCACCATCCGCACGCCCACCGTCTGGTAGAGCGCCACCGCCAGCCCCGGGCCGTGCGAGCGCACCTCACCCTTGAGCTGGAACGGCTTCGGCCGCTCCTTCGTGCATCCAGCGGCACACCCCGCCGTCACCACCGCCGCCACCGCCAGTGCCAGCCATCGACGCATGCGCCCCCCTCAGGCTTCGGAACTAGGTACCC is part of the Pyxidicoccus xibeiensis genome and harbors:
- a CDS encoding NAD(P)-binding oxidoreductase is translated as MSTPPRQLFVAGATGATGRTLMRQGLARGVSVIAHVRPKSAQEEPARSWPRKAVLELGDSEALVEAMRGSTTVLQLIGTMRKRFASGDTYETSDIGTTRQLVEAAKRAGVDHVVLLSSVGAGRPMGAYLKAKAEAERLVRESGLAWTVVRPPAFEGEYHRPPGLLHTLSRLKPLRNLRPIHLEQLAAVLLRVAEQRAPLNAVLEGDSLWAEVAATGVQPPSGA
- a CDS encoding phospholipase D-like domain-containing protein; the encoded protein is MRRWLALAVAAVVTAGCAAGCTKERPKPFQLKGEVRSHGPGLAVALYQTVGVRMVPGNRIRWANNGAVFDVMAAEMKRARSSIHVVMFIWRPGRASDKLLAVLSERARAGVACRVLVDPLGSPNFEETVKPKLEAAGCRAHLFRPLPADENLARNHRKLLIVDGRFAVTGGLAIQDEWLGNGLAEKEYRDTNARVEGPVVEQMQQAFAENWQEASGEMLPASDFPTLTAPIPGLDGAGEGWAAFVGSTANPEVTRAERLTQLMVRAAQKRLWIAQSYFTPNDALAKQLAERARAGVDVRVLAPGDLNDQKFITVAQRAEYDELLAAGVRIWEYQPAMMHAKTMLVDDRLVLVGSINYDPLSFNLLEEGSLVLEDDEAAKSMEAFFLEDLKHAKEVRAEQAVR